The following proteins are co-located in the Acinetobacter shaoyimingii genome:
- the dapB gene encoding 4-hydroxy-tetrahydrodipicolinate reductase → MSAAPRIGVLGAGGRMGRILIQAVKEAGYQLAAAVERPESSLIGADAGELAGIGAVGVKIVGDLQGVLKDCDVVIDFTAPAATAHHLKLCREAGVAIVIGTTGMNDEQKAYLDESATQTPVVYAANYSVGVNVSIKLLELASKVFGDTVDIEVIEAHHRHKVDAPSGTALMMGEAIAGALGRDLKEDAVYCREGHTGPRERKSIGFQTIRGGDIVGEHTAMFIADGERVEITHKATNRMNFASGAVRAAAWVVGKAPKKYDMKDVLGFNDIEV, encoded by the coding sequence ATGTCAGCAGCTCCACGCATTGGTGTATTAGGTGCAGGCGGTCGTATGGGACGCATCCTCATTCAAGCCGTAAAAGAAGCAGGTTATCAGCTTGCCGCGGCAGTTGAACGCCCTGAAAGTAGCTTGATTGGTGCTGATGCAGGCGAACTCGCAGGAATTGGAGCTGTTGGTGTAAAGATTGTGGGTGATCTTCAAGGGGTATTGAAAGATTGTGACGTTGTAATTGATTTCACTGCACCTGCAGCAACGGCACACCATTTAAAATTATGTCGTGAAGCTGGTGTTGCCATCGTGATTGGTACAACAGGTATGAATGATGAACAAAAAGCATATCTAGATGAAAGCGCGACACAAACACCTGTTGTTTATGCTGCGAACTATTCTGTTGGGGTTAACGTTTCAATTAAATTGTTAGAACTTGCATCTAAAGTGTTTGGTGACACGGTGGATATCGAAGTAATTGAAGCTCATCACCGTCATAAAGTGGATGCACCATCGGGTACAGCTTTAATGATGGGTGAAGCGATTGCCGGTGCATTGGGTCGTGATTTAAAAGAAGATGCTGTGTATTGCCGTGAAGGTCATACAGGTCCACGTGAACGTAAAAGCATTGGTTTCCAAACCATCCGTGGTGGCGATATTGTCGGTGAACATACTGCAATGTTTATTGCAGATGGTGAGCGTGTTGAAATTACCCATAAAGCTACCAATCGTATGAACTTTGCTTCGGGTGCAGTACGTGCAGCAGCTTGGGTCGTTGGCAAAGCGCCAAAAAAATACGATATGAAAGATGTATTGGGCTTTAATGATATTGAAGTTTAA